A genomic window from Luteolibacter sp. LG18 includes:
- a CDS encoding two-component regulator propeller domain-containing protein: MPRRPTALFLSLVSLAGTVPGAWCAEAPRAWIAHSWQTDDGLPSNDVNDIAQDADGSILAATHRGLARLDGKRLSNVLTGAPETRGEGVGGVLPARDGSLWVVTARGLVNRREGRDAATFPLVDRDRYSHLTAFFQSRDGDIWLGFGNGQCYRVHDGVLAVPKTEGGLAPSFADCIAEDGTGTIWAVGDHALARFQDGAFTLRQSLAGSKVSACGASEGGLWLVMDGTLFRSREGEELQRVAELPTGPGDRVSCMLEDSAGRVWIGTFGDGLFVNIGRETTRVATSNADIWSLQEDREGNLWAATGGGGINRVRLRAVSMLSEAGLPAGQTPRSMSCAPDGTIWVVMQTGGRLYKREKGTWKALDAGKDWPGEIATTVLATADSVWVATENGSLFRLRDDTFQNIPLPEAGTGIRIRALLAARDGSLWIARGHTLLHLKDGTVTNHAIGSDGEIGSLAEDNGGTIWAAILSGPLYRSTADGFREQAIDGNTRGIRTLLATPDGALWISRVNNGLLRLADGRSSSVTSAQGLRDDVVSQLVLDDAGIIWAGSDRGIFSCDFKQLTAVAEGKEATVPCKVFGSSEALSSVQANSGYQPNDFIAPDGRIWIATRKGIAIANPAATGTNTVPPPVAITDLTVNGATVTPANKIEIGPGVDSLRVALGVYSFTAPENARVSHRLIGLDRDWVDSSEERVASYNHLAPGHYALEVTGANNDGVPSAKPVKMEITVLPFFWQTLTFKIALGLLCLGVTAWIARWFSLRQARRETALVKRQAALERERTRIARDMHDEVGASLTRISLLSELSATSEQPSPHLAKLSEAARDAITSFDRIVWAVNPRHDNLASFLDYTAEQVGELLQAAGIRCRLEWPDHIEPRPLPADFRHQVFLMIREAVNNAAKHAGATEVVLEIDPAPAKLGIRITDNGQGFEAAKLTGDGLGNMRNRAAGLQGTCAITSEPGKGTAVAFELPWP; this comes from the coding sequence ATGCCCCGCCGTCCGACCGCGCTTTTCCTGAGCCTCGTTTCCCTCGCCGGGACGGTGCCGGGCGCGTGGTGCGCGGAGGCCCCGCGGGCGTGGATCGCCCATTCCTGGCAGACCGATGACGGCCTGCCGAGCAACGACGTCAACGACATCGCGCAGGATGCCGATGGCTCGATCCTCGCGGCGACCCACCGCGGGCTGGCGCGCCTCGACGGAAAACGCCTCTCGAACGTTTTGACAGGTGCCCCCGAAACGCGCGGCGAAGGGGTCGGCGGCGTGCTCCCCGCGCGCGATGGGTCGCTGTGGGTGGTCACGGCGCGCGGCCTCGTGAACCGCCGCGAGGGCCGGGATGCGGCGACCTTCCCGCTGGTGGACCGCGACCGCTACAGCCACCTGACCGCGTTTTTCCAAAGCCGCGATGGCGACATCTGGCTCGGATTTGGAAACGGCCAGTGCTACCGCGTCCACGACGGCGTGCTGGCGGTGCCGAAAACGGAAGGCGGGCTCGCCCCGAGCTTCGCCGACTGCATCGCGGAGGATGGCACCGGCACGATCTGGGCGGTGGGCGACCACGCGCTGGCACGCTTCCAGGATGGCGCCTTCACGCTGCGCCAAAGCCTGGCGGGCTCCAAGGTGAGCGCGTGCGGCGCGAGCGAGGGCGGCCTGTGGCTGGTGATGGATGGGACGCTTTTCCGTTCCCGCGAGGGCGAGGAACTGCAACGCGTCGCGGAGCTGCCGACCGGCCCGGGCGACCGCGTGTCGTGCATGCTGGAGGACAGCGCGGGCCGCGTGTGGATCGGAACGTTCGGCGACGGACTGTTCGTCAACATCGGCCGCGAAACCACCCGCGTCGCCACCTCGAACGCGGACATCTGGTCTCTTCAAGAAGACCGCGAGGGCAATCTATGGGCGGCCACCGGCGGCGGCGGCATCAACCGCGTCCGCCTGCGCGCCGTTTCCATGCTCTCGGAAGCCGGCCTGCCCGCCGGGCAAACCCCGCGCTCCATGAGCTGCGCACCCGACGGCACCATCTGGGTGGTGATGCAGACAGGCGGTCGCCTCTACAAGCGGGAGAAGGGAACCTGGAAGGCCCTCGACGCGGGCAAGGACTGGCCCGGCGAAATCGCGACCACGGTGCTCGCCACCGCCGACTCGGTGTGGGTGGCCACGGAGAACGGATCGCTGTTCCGACTCCGCGACGACACCTTCCAGAACATCCCGTTGCCCGAAGCCGGGACCGGCATCCGCATCCGTGCCCTGCTGGCCGCACGCGATGGTTCGCTGTGGATCGCCCGCGGACACACGCTGCTCCACCTCAAGGACGGCACGGTCACCAATCACGCGATCGGATCGGACGGCGAGATCGGATCCCTCGCGGAGGACAACGGCGGCACCATCTGGGCGGCGATCCTCAGCGGGCCGCTGTATCGATCGACCGCCGATGGCTTCCGCGAACAAGCCATCGACGGCAACACCCGCGGCATCCGCACGCTGCTGGCCACGCCGGATGGCGCGCTGTGGATCTCGCGGGTGAACAACGGGCTGCTGCGTCTGGCCGATGGCCGCTCCAGCAGCGTGACCAGCGCGCAGGGACTTCGGGACGACGTGGTCTCCCAACTCGTGCTGGACGATGCAGGAATCATCTGGGCGGGCAGCGACCGCGGGATCTTCTCGTGCGATTTCAAGCAGCTCACCGCCGTGGCGGAGGGCAAGGAAGCCACCGTGCCGTGCAAGGTGTTCGGATCGAGCGAAGCCCTCTCCAGCGTGCAGGCCAACAGCGGCTACCAACCGAACGATTTCATCGCGCCGGACGGCCGGATCTGGATCGCCACGCGCAAGGGCATCGCCATCGCCAATCCCGCCGCCACCGGCACCAACACCGTGCCACCACCGGTGGCGATCACGGACCTCACGGTGAACGGCGCGACGGTGACGCCAGCCAACAAGATCGAGATCGGCCCCGGCGTCGACAGCCTGCGGGTGGCGCTCGGCGTGTATTCCTTCACCGCACCGGAGAACGCCCGCGTTTCACACCGCCTCATCGGCCTCGACCGCGATTGGGTGGACAGCAGCGAGGAACGCGTGGCGTCCTACAACCATCTCGCGCCCGGACACTACGCGCTGGAGGTGACCGGCGCGAACAACGACGGCGTGCCGAGCGCCAAGCCGGTGAAAATGGAGATCACGGTGCTGCCGTTCTTCTGGCAGACGCTGACGTTCAAAATCGCGCTCGGACTGCTGTGCCTGGGCGTCACGGCGTGGATCGCACGATGGTTCTCGCTGCGCCAGGCGCGGCGTGAAACGGCGCTTGTGAAACGCCAGGCGGCGCTGGAGCGCGAACGCACGCGCATCGCCCGCGACATGCATGACGAGGTCGGCGCGAGCCTGACCCGCATCTCGCTGCTATCCGAACTCTCCGCCACCAGCGAGCAACCGTCGCCACACCTCGCGAAACTTTCCGAAGCCGCGCGCGACGCGATCACCTCCTTCGACCGGATCGTGTGGGCGGTGAATCCACGCCACGACAACCTCGCGAGCTTCCTCGATTACACCGCCGAGCAGGTTGGCGAACTGCTCCAGGCCGCGGGCATCCGCTGCCGCTTGGAATGGCCCGACCATATCGAACCGCGGCCGCTGCCCGCAGACTTCCGCCACCAGGTCTTCCTGATGATCCGCGAGGCGGTGAACAACGCCGCCAAACATGCCGGGGCGACCGAGGTGGTGCTGGAGATCGATCCCGCTCCCGCGAAACTGGGAATCCGCATCACCGACAACGGCCAGGGCTTCGAAGCCGCGAAGCTCACCGGCGATGGCCTCGGCAACATGCGGAACCGCGCCGCCGGCTTGCAAGGGACCTGCGCGATCACGAGCGAACCCGGGAAAGGCACCGCGGTGGCTTTCGAACTCCCGTGGCCGTGA
- a CDS encoding alginate lyase family protein: MILSIFHRSILGTFALVASVLPVHADAPRPVPALETPPPYQKGAFVHPGGLHTRADLDRMKAKVAARETPWIEGWERLLKDPLAQLEFRAHARPNLGDSRQNASTDAHAAYLNFLRGYISGDDRYIDHAIQICNDWSRAVNKEPSGGDIPGLSAIPIAEFAITGEALRVSQRWKAEDIERFQRMLTGYFYPNCHHFLTTHNGAPISNHWANWDIANIGALLAIGVMCDRTDIYDEGVAYYLRGEGMGSIMHAVYKIHSPGLGQWQESGRDQPHAQLGVGMLAQACQIAWNQGLDLYGVADNRLLAGAEYVARTNLNHPVPYAFYTNSQPANNFWLSSNGINRIDERPLWELLYNHYTVVRGLPAPNTAAMARLTRPEGGSKDHFGYGTLTFTLDAKASPYPPLPVPAAPTGLAAVSGLGRVDLRWAAPPDDTAQGYEIRRGTAADGTFESVFRTSTNTSTTWVDTKVTAGTRYFYEVAAINQVGASGFSKRIDSTPVAAGSLPAGWTFTDIGGASPAGSAACAQADTDTVQVTGPGSGIGGRGESCGFASRQVEGDFILSARLCNLSGKSRRVGLMVRESADPDAKAAFITLGDNGNRQTRFGFRAAKGDKAGQKSGNDYTWVPVWFRLQRVGDKVTASHSGDGMTWFEVGSESVPMSASVQLGFAACSADAKQPVTALFDHVTFSR, translated from the coding sequence GTGATCCTTTCCATCTTCCACCGATCCATCCTGGGCACGTTCGCGCTGGTCGCCAGCGTCCTGCCTGTGCATGCCGATGCTCCGCGCCCGGTGCCCGCGCTCGAAACGCCACCGCCTTACCAGAAGGGTGCCTTTGTCCATCCCGGCGGCCTACACACCCGTGCCGACCTCGACCGCATGAAGGCCAAGGTGGCTGCGCGCGAAACCCCGTGGATCGAGGGCTGGGAACGCTTGCTCAAGGACCCGCTGGCTCAGCTTGAGTTTCGCGCCCACGCCCGGCCGAACCTCGGCGACAGCCGTCAGAACGCGTCCACCGACGCCCATGCCGCCTACCTCAATTTCCTGCGCGGCTACATTTCCGGCGACGACCGTTACATCGACCACGCCATCCAGATCTGCAACGATTGGTCGCGGGCCGTGAACAAGGAGCCGAGCGGCGGCGACATCCCCGGCCTCTCGGCCATTCCGATCGCGGAGTTCGCCATCACGGGCGAGGCCCTGCGTGTTTCCCAGCGCTGGAAGGCGGAGGACATCGAGCGCTTCCAGCGGATGCTCACCGGTTATTTCTATCCCAACTGCCACCATTTCCTCACCACCCACAACGGCGCTCCGATCTCGAACCACTGGGCGAACTGGGACATCGCCAACATCGGCGCTTTGCTCGCCATCGGCGTGATGTGCGATCGCACCGACATTTACGACGAGGGCGTGGCCTACTACCTCCGCGGCGAGGGCATGGGCTCGATCATGCACGCCGTTTACAAGATCCATTCCCCTGGCCTCGGCCAGTGGCAGGAGAGCGGCCGCGACCAGCCGCATGCCCAGCTCGGCGTCGGCATGCTGGCGCAGGCTTGCCAGATCGCCTGGAACCAGGGGCTCGATCTCTACGGCGTGGCGGACAACCGCCTGCTCGCCGGGGCGGAGTACGTCGCCCGCACCAACCTCAACCACCCGGTTCCGTATGCCTTCTACACCAATAGCCAGCCCGCGAACAATTTCTGGCTTTCGTCGAATGGCATCAACCGCATCGACGAGCGACCGCTGTGGGAGCTGCTCTACAACCACTACACGGTGGTCCGCGGCCTGCCCGCGCCGAACACCGCCGCCATGGCCCGCCTGACCCGCCCCGAGGGTGGCAGCAAGGACCACTTCGGCTACGGCACGCTGACCTTCACGCTCGATGCGAAGGCCTCGCCCTATCCGCCGCTGCCGGTGCCCGCCGCACCCACCGGCCTCGCCGCCGTGTCCGGCCTCGGCCGAGTCGACCTCCGCTGGGCTGCGCCGCCGGACGATACCGCGCAGGGCTACGAGATCCGCCGTGGCACGGCCGCGGATGGAACCTTCGAAAGCGTCTTCCGCACCTCCACCAACACCTCCACGACCTGGGTCGACACCAAGGTGACCGCTGGCACCCGCTACTTCTACGAGGTGGCGGCGATCAACCAGGTTGGAGCCAGCGGCTTTTCGAAACGGATCGATTCCACTCCGGTGGCGGCGGGCAGCCTTCCTGCCGGATGGACATTCACGGACATAGGTGGCGCGTCGCCCGCCGGTTCCGCGGCCTGCGCCCAGGCCGATACCGACACCGTGCAGGTCACGGGTCCCGGCTCGGGCATCGGCGGACGCGGTGAGTCGTGCGGTTTCGCCAGCCGCCAGGTGGAGGGCGACTTCATCCTCAGCGCCCGGCTTTGCAATCTCAGCGGCAAGTCTCGCCGTGTCGGCCTGATGGTGCGCGAAAGCGCCGATCCGGATGCGAAGGCTGCCTTCATCACCCTCGGCGACAATGGCAACCGCCAGACCCGTTTCGGCTTCCGCGCCGCGAAGGGCGACAAGGCCGGGCAAAAGAGCGGCAACGACTACACCTGGGTCCCGGTCTGGTTCCGCCTCCAGCGCGTGGGCGACAAGGTCACCGCCTCGCACTCCGGCGATGGCATGACCTGGTTCGAGGTCGGCAGCGAATCGGTGCCGATGTCCGCCAGCGTCCAGCTCGGTTTCGCCGCGTGCTCGGCGGACGCGAAGCAGCCGGTCACCGCCCTTTTCGATCACGTCACCTTCTCCCGCTGA